In Oscillospiraceae bacterium, one DNA window encodes the following:
- a CDS encoding alpha/beta hydrolase, with product MKPPRAPSGTRKPPKYPIHADFRMLNFRPRLNKLTLALMKTTMKPLIFREKSDGKIKVSRLSLLADNGETLFALLYAPAGIGPDAPCLVYFHGGGFVMRAAPHHFKLAREYALRADCKVLFADYRLAPKHPFPAAVNDCWMTYFYAVSHASELGIDPNRIAVGGDSAGGMLAAAVCLMAKDRKKKMPCAQMLVYPATGDNRETGSMLRYTDVPMCSSKDVVKYAKLYLRGQSAEKREYVSPVDAPSFAGLAPAYVETAEFDCLRDGGILYAERLKAAGVSARVFNTEGTVHGFDVISQSPITRACIDSRAAFLKEAFSRNGPDKPHEST from the coding sequence ATGAAACCGCCGCGCGCGCCGTCGGGGACGCGAAAACCCCCGAAATACCCCATCCACGCCGATTTCAGGATGCTGAACTTCAGGCCCCGGCTGAATAAACTCACGCTCGCGCTGATGAAAACGACGATGAAGCCGTTGATCTTCAGAGAAAAATCCGACGGCAAGATCAAAGTCAGCCGGCTGTCGCTGCTTGCCGACAACGGAGAGACCCTTTTCGCACTGCTGTACGCGCCCGCCGGAATCGGACCCGACGCGCCCTGCCTCGTCTATTTTCACGGCGGGGGATTTGTGATGCGCGCCGCGCCGCATCATTTCAAACTCGCGCGGGAATACGCGCTGCGGGCTGACTGCAAAGTGCTGTTCGCCGATTACCGCCTCGCGCCGAAACACCCGTTCCCCGCGGCGGTGAATGACTGTTGGATGACCTATTTTTACGCCGTCAGCCACGCTTCGGAGCTGGGCATCGACCCGAACCGCATCGCGGTGGGCGGCGACAGCGCCGGGGGGATGCTGGCGGCGGCGGTATGTCTGATGGCGAAAGACCGCAAAAAGAAAATGCCCTGCGCCCAGATGCTCGTCTATCCGGCGACGGGCGACAACCGGGAGACCGGGTCGATGCTCCGCTATACGGACGTCCCGATGTGCTCAAGCAAAGACGTCGTCAAATACGCGAAACTCTATCTCCGCGGCCAAAGCGCCGAGAAGCGGGAATACGTTTCGCCCGTCGACGCCCCGTCGTTTGCGGGGCTCGCGCCCGCCTACGTCGAGACCGCGGAGTTCGACTGCCTGCGCGACGGCGGGATTTTATATGCGGAGCGCCTGAAAGCGGCCGGCGTCTCCGCGCGGGTTTTTAACACCGAGGGCACCGTCCACGGGTTTGACGTGATTTCACAAAGCCCGATCACCCGCGCCTGCATCGATTCGCGCGCCGCGTTTTTGAAAGAGGCCTTCAGCCGGAACGGACCGGACAAACCGCATGAATCCACGTAA
- a CDS encoding tryptophan-rich sensory protein: protein MKTTRKAVLNLVSLLITLAVNTLGAIGLINGLTQKQISDMYVTLITPGPLTFSIWSVIYALLLISVIVMIARKKDPYYQEAIERITALFWLSCILNVAWIVMFSFVQVEISTLFIAAFLVTLALIDKKLLEIRQGRRWLLPLTFGLYSGWLFIATVVNAAAALTKLGWNGFGLSNELWAIIMLSVAVVLLGLVMLKLRNAAFPLPVAWAYFGIYLFLKAPEGFQGQYGTLETVSLAGAALLVVIALIAFWRNRFSVLPAGAKK, encoded by the coding sequence ATGAAAACCACCCGAAAAGCAGTGCTCAACCTGGTATCCCTGCTCATCACCCTCGCCGTCAACACCCTGGGCGCCATCGGCCTGATCAACGGGCTGACCCAGAAGCAGATTTCGGACATGTACGTCACCCTCATCACGCCGGGCCCGCTCACCTTCAGCATCTGGAGCGTCATCTACGCCCTGCTGCTGATTTCCGTCATCGTGATGATCGCCCGGAAAAAAGACCCGTATTATCAGGAGGCGATCGAACGCATCACGGCGCTGTTTTGGCTGTCCTGCATCCTGAACGTCGCCTGGATCGTGATGTTCTCCTTCGTTCAGGTCGAGATTTCGACCCTGTTCATCGCCGCATTCCTCGTCACGCTGGCTCTGATCGACAAAAAACTGCTTGAGATCCGCCAAGGCAGACGCTGGCTGCTGCCCCTGACGTTCGGGCTCTATTCGGGGTGGCTCTTCATCGCGACGGTCGTCAACGCCGCCGCCGCGCTGACGAAACTCGGCTGGAACGGCTTCGGCCTTTCGAACGAACTCTGGGCGATCATCATGCTGTCGGTTGCCGTCGTGCTGCTGGGGTTGGTGATGCTCAAACTCCGCAACGCCGCGTTCCCGCTCCCCGTCGCCTGGGCGTATTTCGGAATTTATCTGTTTTTAAAAGCCCCGGAGGGCTTTCAAGGGCAATACGGCACCCTGGAGACCGTCTCGCTCGCGGGCGCCGCGCTGCTCGTTGTGATCGCCCTGATTGCGTTCTGGCGCAACCGCTTTTCCGTCCTGCCCGCCGGGGCGAAAAAATAA